In the Flagellimonas sp. HMM57 genome, one interval contains:
- a CDS encoding DUF3820 family protein: protein MEIRPNKEKLVELAHYKMPFGKFKDSYLVDLPLPYLVWFRQKGFPKGKLGEFLSTMLDIKDNGLEPMIRKIQKEFPQKS, encoded by the coding sequence ATGGAAATTCGACCCAATAAAGAGAAATTAGTGGAACTTGCCCATTACAAAATGCCTTTTGGTAAGTTTAAGGATAGTTACCTAGTAGATTTGCCCTTACCTTATTTAGTGTGGTTCAGACAAAAAGGGTTTCCCAAAGGAAAATTAGGGGAGTTTCTAAGTACAATGTTGGATATTAAAGACAACGGACTAGAACCCATGATTAGAAAAATTCAAAAAGAATTTCCACAAAAATCCTGA
- a CDS encoding hydroxypyruvate isomerase family protein, with protein sequence MKRRNFINTVAVGSAGILSSSSLAQQEQKDFVLKNNINHSVCQWCFNHLPLEEFLQILNGLGIQAIDLIGPKDWPLLKKYDIHCSMCNGAEISLTEGWNDPKYHEELIENYTDIIPQVAEAGYTNLICFSGNRRGINDYVGLQNCVDGLSKIMPLAEKHGVVIQMELFNQVNHPDYMCDSSIWGVELCKHLGSENFKLLFDIYHMQIQEGDIIRSIQNYHPYFGHYHTAGVPGRNEIDETQELYYPAIMKAILDTGFKGHVAQEFIVTWEDKIGALKDAFLRCDV encoded by the coding sequence ATGAAGCGAAGAAATTTCATTAACACCGTTGCAGTAGGTTCGGCGGGCATACTATCCAGCTCTTCCTTGGCCCAGCAGGAACAAAAAGATTTTGTACTGAAAAACAATATCAATCATAGCGTCTGCCAATGGTGCTTCAATCATTTGCCGTTGGAAGAATTTCTTCAAATATTAAATGGATTGGGGATACAGGCAATTGATTTAATAGGTCCTAAGGATTGGCCACTTTTAAAAAAGTACGATATCCATTGCTCCATGTGCAACGGTGCCGAAATTAGTCTTACCGAAGGATGGAACGACCCAAAATATCATGAAGAGCTAATAGAAAACTATACGGATATTATCCCACAAGTGGCAGAAGCCGGATATACCAACTTGATTTGCTTTAGCGGCAACCGTAGAGGCATAAATGACTACGTAGGATTGCAAAACTGCGTGGATGGGCTTTCTAAAATTATGCCATTGGCGGAAAAACATGGGGTGGTAATCCAAATGGAACTATTTAATCAAGTGAATCATCCAGATTATATGTGCGATAGCTCTATTTGGGGTGTTGAACTTTGCAAACATTTAGGGAGCGAAAATTTTAAACTGCTCTTTGATATTTACCACATGCAAATTCAAGAGGGAGATATTATCCGAAGTATTCAAAACTACCATCCTTATTTTGGACATTACCATACTGCAGGTGTTCCGGGAAGGAATGAAATTGACGAAACCCAAGAACTCTATTACCCAGCTATCATGAAAGCTATTTTGGATACTGGATTTAAGGGTCACGTGGCCCAAGAGTTTATTGTTACCTGGGAGGATAAAATCGGGGCGCTTAAAGATGCTTTTTTACGGTGTGATGTTTAA
- a CDS encoding serine hydrolase codes for MNKLLFLVFVFTFPWILTAQLDFSEKHRLDSPLFNTMREKISKGDYENITSVLVAKDGKLIFESYYNGADLNTKHNTRSVTKTMATILTGIAIDKGFIKSEKDKIFDYVIPRLPVKNQDARKQDISIEDLLTMSSILECDDGNMFSRGNEERMYIVEDWLQFFLDLPIRSYPFGPKPADSPYGRVMSYCSAGAAAIAEVVESAVKMPLDGFAKQNLFDPLNIKDYQLHYNPYKTLNTAGGSEYRSRDFLKMIQLFLQNGEWDGKQILSKEWVKKATTPKANAREGVDYGYLLWIKSFGSGKKYGAYYMSGNGGQKVLSMPELNTVVVITTTNYGKRKAHSYTDELMNEYIVPALLD; via the coding sequence ATGAATAAGTTACTTTTTTTAGTATTCGTCTTTACCTTTCCATGGATATTGACAGCTCAGTTGGATTTTTCAGAAAAACATAGACTCGATAGTCCTCTTTTCAATACAATGAGGGAAAAAATCAGTAAGGGCGATTATGAAAACATAACCAGTGTATTGGTAGCTAAAGATGGAAAATTGATTTTTGAGAGCTATTACAATGGCGCCGATTTAAATACCAAGCACAATACCAGGTCCGTGACCAAAACGATGGCTACAATACTAACAGGAATTGCTATTGATAAAGGATTTATTAAGTCTGAAAAAGATAAGATTTTCGATTATGTCATCCCGAGATTGCCTGTAAAAAACCAGGACGCAAGAAAGCAGGATATCTCTATAGAAGATTTACTGACCATGAGTTCCATTTTGGAATGTGATGATGGCAATATGTTTTCCAGGGGAAATGAAGAGCGAATGTATATTGTGGAAGATTGGCTTCAGTTTTTTCTGGATCTACCCATTCGTTCCTATCCTTTTGGGCCAAAACCAGCCGACTCTCCTTATGGAAGGGTCATGAGTTATTGTTCCGCTGGAGCAGCTGCTATCGCCGAAGTAGTTGAAAGTGCTGTGAAAATGCCCTTGGATGGTTTTGCTAAACAAAACCTGTTTGATCCTTTGAATATAAAGGATTACCAACTGCATTACAATCCTTATAAAACTTTGAATACTGCAGGGGGAAGTGAATATAGAAGCCGTGACTTTTTAAAAATGATTCAACTTTTTCTTCAAAATGGTGAATGGGATGGTAAGCAAATCCTTTCCAAAGAATGGGTCAAAAAGGCTACAACCCCAAAGGCAAATGCTAGGGAAGGGGTTGATTATGGTTACTTGCTTTGGATAAAGTCTTTTGGTTCTGGTAAGAAGTATGGTGCTTACTACATGTCGGGAAATGGCGGACAGAAAGTGCTCTCGATGCCTGAACTTAATACCGTCGTAGTGATTACGACCACCAATTACGGTAAAAGAAAAGCCCATTCGTATACCGATGAGCTTATGAATGAATATATCGTGCCCGCTTTGTTGGATTAA
- a CDS encoding helix-turn-helix transcriptional regulator: MKILKKGNYYGIRKLELENTGVSFSEYDYHLPKTDWHYHENPYFMYVLEGNLKDINQHKTTLCPPGSFLFHNWEETHMNTKETVSARGFHIELDRQWFQNKKLDTELWEGSKIMKDPRLHETLAKIYYEFKKDDDDSKLSMDVLMLQLCDEIWGKNLSGINMEPYWIDQLKQLIYDDVENLTLTSLSNTLGIHPVHLSRSLPKYLNTTLGDYIRRNKIKKAIPLLGNRSLSLTEIAHECGFSDHSHFTRTFKSYFSETPKRYRQRFF, from the coding sequence ATGAAAATTTTAAAAAAGGGCAACTATTACGGTATCCGTAAATTGGAATTGGAAAATACTGGTGTTTCCTTCTCCGAGTATGATTATCACTTACCGAAGACTGATTGGCATTATCATGAAAATCCCTATTTCATGTATGTACTAGAAGGGAATCTGAAGGATATCAATCAACATAAAACCACCCTTTGTCCCCCAGGGAGCTTTCTTTTTCATAACTGGGAAGAAACTCATATGAATACCAAAGAAACTGTAAGTGCACGCGGGTTTCATATTGAATTGGATAGACAATGGTTTCAAAACAAAAAGTTGGATACAGAACTTTGGGAGGGCAGCAAAATCATGAAAGACCCCAGATTGCATGAAACTTTGGCTAAAATTTACTACGAATTTAAAAAGGATGATGATGATTCAAAGTTGTCCATGGATGTTTTGATGTTGCAGCTATGCGATGAAATATGGGGCAAAAACCTATCAGGCATAAATATGGAGCCATACTGGATAGACCAGTTGAAGCAACTAATTTATGATGATGTGGAGAACTTAACCTTGACCTCACTCTCTAACACTTTAGGGATACATCCAGTCCATTTGTCCAGAAGTCTACCAAAATATTTGAATACAACCTTGGGAGATTATATCCGTCGAAATAAGATTAAAAAAGCAATTCCCTTATTGGGCAACCGCTCATTATCGTTGACCGAAATTGCACATGAATGCGGTTTTTCCGATCACAGTCATTTTACGCGAACTTTCAAATCCTATTTTAGTGAGACACCAAAAAGATACAGACAGCGATTTTTTTAG